Proteins encoded in a region of the Acetomicrobium sp. S15 = DSM 107314 genome:
- a CDS encoding DctP family TRAP transporter solute-binding subunit — protein MKKVLCGILALALLFGVAGLDRASAAALKNEYKLTMNVSTDTAWGKGGVKFAELVKEYTGGKVNVKVYPNAQLVGGDQMRQAEMVSSGAIDFMLNSTINIAPIIPECNAFSLPFMFPSYEAVDAVTKSAGGEMVLKALEKHNMVGLGWGENGFRELTNNVRPVAHPDDLKGLKIRVVTPIYVDIMRALGANAIAMNWGEVFTALQQGVIDGQENPIVGIIIPNKIYEVQKYLTNWHYSYDALILAVNKQVWAGFDPEVQEQIKKAAADAMRWQIYDVSRVGLKDGIEFLKSKGMVVTDPTPEQLAAFRERTKAVYDKWVQNVGPDIVKAFEEAVASYK, from the coding sequence ATGAAAAAGGTGCTGTGTGGGATTTTAGCGTTGGCGTTACTTTTTGGGGTGGCAGGGCTTGATAGGGCGTCCGCCGCGGCGCTCAAGAATGAGTATAAGCTCACGATGAACGTCTCCACCGATACTGCGTGGGGCAAGGGTGGCGTGAAGTTCGCTGAACTCGTGAAGGAGTACACTGGAGGCAAAGTCAACGTAAAGGTATACCCCAACGCTCAGCTCGTGGGCGGTGACCAGATGCGCCAGGCGGAGATGGTCTCAAGCGGCGCTATAGACTTCATGCTAAACTCTACCATCAACATCGCTCCCATAATTCCGGAATGCAACGCCTTCTCTCTCCCCTTCATGTTCCCGAGTTACGAAGCTGTGGATGCCGTTACTAAATCCGCTGGCGGAGAAATGGTTCTTAAGGCTCTCGAAAAGCACAACATGGTAGGCCTCGGTTGGGGTGAAAACGGCTTCCGCGAGCTCACGAACAATGTGCGTCCAGTAGCGCACCCGGATGACTTGAAGGGCTTAAAGATAAGGGTCGTCACGCCGATCTATGTTGATATCATGAGAGCCCTGGGGGCCAACGCCATCGCTATGAACTGGGGCGAAGTCTTCACCGCGTTGCAACAGGGCGTCATCGACGGACAGGAAAACCCCATCGTTGGGATCATCATACCTAACAAGATTTATGAAGTGCAGAAATACCTCACCAACTGGCACTATTCCTACGACGCGCTCATTTTGGCCGTGAACAAGCAGGTCTGGGCTGGCTTCGACCCTGAGGTTCAAGAGCAGATCAAAAAAGCTGCTGCAGATGCTATGCGCTGGCAGATCTATGACGTGAGCCGCGTGGGCTTGAAGGATGGCATAGAATTCCTCAAGTCCAAGGGCATGGTCGTCACCGATCCTACGCCAGAGCAGTTGGCCGCGTTCCGTGAGCGCACAAAAGCCGTTTACGATAAGTGGGTGCAGAACGTAGGGCCGGACATAGTAAAGGCCTTTGAGGAAGCTGTGGCCAGCTACAAGTAG
- a CDS encoding TRAP transporter small permease, protein MLRFLDKAEEWTCAVMLFFMAILAFINVIVRYLTTFSFSFSEELLVNLFVWITMLGASIATRKGALLGVTFLVDRLSTGLKKVASLAVTLCGVILFLLLALHGVDMVRSEYRSGMTTYSMALPMWIFGLAVPVCAFLLIARTIQRGIDEWKALSSDVPEVEPDVEVKPK, encoded by the coding sequence ATGCTTAGATTTCTTGACAAGGCCGAAGAGTGGACGTGTGCCGTCATGCTCTTTTTCATGGCCATTTTAGCTTTTATTAACGTGATCGTAAGATACCTTACAACCTTTTCTTTCTCCTTCTCAGAGGAGCTCTTGGTCAACTTGTTTGTATGGATCACGATGCTTGGAGCATCTATAGCTACGCGGAAGGGAGCGCTTTTGGGCGTCACTTTTTTGGTCGACCGGCTGTCTACAGGGCTCAAAAAGGTTGCGTCTTTAGCGGTCACTCTTTGCGGCGTAATCCTATTTCTACTCCTTGCGCTTCACGGCGTGGATATGGTGAGGTCGGAATACAGGTCTGGAATGACCACCTACTCTATGGCTCTTCCTATGTGGATATTCGGCCTCGCCGTGCCGGTGTGCGCGTTTCTGCTGATAGCGAGGACTATTCAGAGAGGCATAGATGAATGGAAGGCCCTTTCTTCGGATGTGCCCGAAGTTGAGCCCGATGTGGAGGTGAAGCCGAAGTGA
- a CDS encoding TRAP transporter large permease subunit, with product MNIDPGVVLLGLFFVMIAFKVPIAIALGLAGMAVVYWFNLGAQMFAPVFFANISKFSLLAIPFFILAGVIMGRAKISDKIVHLIMLLVGPISGGMAIVTVITALFWGAVSGSGPATVAALGTILIPGMVKAGYDRGFAAAITSAASGLAIVIPPSIGFIVYGVITGASISELFLAGIIPGIVVGLFLIVVAFIISVARGYKGERFGTAREVLHAFKDAFWALITPVIILGGIYGGIFTPTEAAAVGVVYGLFVGFVVYKTLTLKDLYELLVETCVSSAVVMLVVSFAGIFGWAMTVLGVVERISQAVISLSSNPYVVIALINGVLLVAGMLLDAISIYYLLLPIFMPVMAHFGWDPVWFGIVMTINLAIGQVTPPVAVNLYVGCNIGGVSMDEISRAVIPFVIASIAALVVIVYAPDVTLWLPRLLMR from the coding sequence GTGAACATAGATCCCGGTGTAGTATTGTTAGGCCTTTTCTTCGTCATGATCGCCTTTAAGGTCCCTATAGCGATAGCCTTAGGCCTGGCAGGGATGGCCGTCGTGTATTGGTTTAACCTGGGTGCCCAGATGTTCGCCCCCGTATTCTTCGCCAATATATCGAAATTTTCTCTATTGGCTATCCCCTTTTTCATCCTGGCCGGTGTAATCATGGGGAGGGCTAAGATATCGGATAAGATTGTCCACTTGATAATGCTACTTGTGGGCCCGATAAGCGGCGGTATGGCTATCGTGACGGTCATAACTGCGCTCTTTTGGGGAGCCGTCTCCGGATCGGGACCTGCTACTGTGGCTGCTTTGGGTACCATACTAATCCCCGGCATGGTAAAAGCCGGTTATGACCGAGGTTTTGCCGCGGCGATTACATCTGCTGCAAGTGGCCTCGCTATCGTGATTCCGCCGAGCATAGGGTTTATCGTCTACGGCGTAATCACGGGCGCCTCAATAAGCGAATTGTTTCTTGCCGGCATCATACCCGGTATTGTGGTGGGACTCTTTCTCATAGTTGTAGCTTTTATCATCTCAGTGGCTCGTGGGTATAAGGGTGAGCGGTTCGGTACGGCCCGTGAGGTATTGCACGCTTTCAAAGACGCCTTCTGGGCGCTCATCACTCCGGTCATCATATTGGGTGGCATATATGGAGGAATATTTACGCCCACTGAAGCGGCTGCGGTAGGTGTGGTTTACGGCCTCTTTGTGGGCTTCGTGGTGTATAAGACGCTCACTCTCAAGGACTTATACGAGCTATTAGTGGAGACCTGCGTCTCCTCAGCGGTGGTAATGCTCGTGGTTTCCTTTGCCGGGATCTTTGGATGGGCCATGACGGTTCTGGGCGTGGTGGAGAGGATATCCCAGGCGGTGATATCGTTGAGTTCTAATCCTTATGTCGTCATAGCCCTCATAAATGGCGTCCTGCTCGTGGCAGGAATGCTCTTGGATGCCATCTCTATATATTACTTGCTTCTGCCCATCTTCATGCCGGTGATGGCTCACTTCGGCTGGGATCCGGTTTGGTTCGGCATAGTAATGACAATAAACCTGGCCATAGGACAGGTAACGCCGCCGGTGGCGGTCAACCTCTATGTGGGGTGCAATATCGGTGGCGTATCGATGGACGAGATCTCCCGTGCCGTAATCCCCTTCGTTATAGCCTCGATAGCGGCCTTGGTGGTTATCGTTTACGCTCCCGACGTCACGTTATGGCTTCCGCGGCTCTTGATGCGATAA
- a CDS encoding Cof-type HAD-IIB family hydrolase, giving the protein MSLKLIAIDLDGTLLNSKNAISPRTEAAIRRAAESGIVVTIATGRMYRSALAIAKKLDLDVPLITYNGALVRSVSGKVYYHRPIPEKLSHEIMMLFKEMRWHIQTYIDDTLYVRHLDEKAKAYATIAGVEAIPLGDALYTIKGEPTKMLGIADSPEEAGAMYEYLNADFGTKLFIAISQAPNAIYVEICHPEVSKGKALTMLAQSLSIKKEEIMAIGDSGNDVSLLDAAGLPVAMANARPEVKERAQIITKSNDEDGVALVIESALNARPQNTCSCALLSHQEPRKP; this is encoded by the coding sequence TTGTCGCTGAAACTGATAGCCATAGATCTGGATGGAACGCTTCTAAATTCAAAAAATGCGATCTCGCCCCGCACCGAGGCAGCCATAAGGCGCGCTGCGGAGTCTGGAATAGTTGTAACGATCGCTACGGGGCGTATGTATCGTTCGGCGCTCGCCATCGCAAAAAAACTTGATCTCGATGTCCCATTAATCACCTATAACGGAGCGCTCGTCCGCTCGGTAAGCGGAAAAGTCTACTACCATCGCCCGATACCAGAAAAACTTTCACACGAAATTATGATGTTATTCAAAGAAATGAGATGGCACATTCAGACATATATTGACGACACCCTATATGTACGACACCTCGATGAAAAGGCAAAGGCATACGCTACAATAGCCGGGGTGGAAGCGATCCCATTGGGAGACGCTTTATACACGATCAAAGGCGAGCCCACCAAGATGCTCGGCATAGCCGATTCGCCGGAGGAAGCTGGCGCAATGTATGAATATCTAAATGCTGACTTCGGCACAAAGCTTTTTATCGCTATCTCTCAAGCTCCTAACGCCATATATGTGGAGATCTGTCATCCCGAGGTGAGCAAGGGAAAGGCTTTGACAATGTTAGCCCAAAGCTTAAGCATAAAGAAAGAAGAAATAATGGCCATAGGCGACTCTGGTAACGACGTTTCGCTGCTCGACGCCGCCGGCCTTCCCGTAGCAATGGCAAACGCACGACCTGAAGTAAAAGAAAGGGCGCAAATTATAACGAAGAGCAACGACGAAGACGGAGTGGCGTTGGTCATAGAAAGCGCCCTCAATGCCCGCCCGCAAAACACCTGCTCTTGTGCACTTTTATCGCATCAAGAGCCGCGGAAGCCATAA
- a CDS encoding MFS transporter: MELANVASKKTVLVVSAVASFLSPFMISSVNISLPSIGREFNAGATLLGWVATTYLLATAASLVPMGKFADIVGRKKIFALGAVLFAASNFSAAASPSLLFLIFFRVIQGVGGAMIVTTSVAILACVFPPGERGRAMGINTASIYLGMSMGPFLGGTLVHRLGWRSVFLAGGIASACVFYLVKRHLQGEWADAEGEEFDAKGSLLYVTSLVFFMYGVSLLPANLGIYFMIAGGALLVAFVKCELSISNPVFEVRLFITNRTFAFSNLAALINYSATAAVAFLLSLYLQYAKGLSPQSAGLVLMVQPAFQALLSPSAGKLSDRIEPGIIASLGMALTALGLFMLSMLELHTSLYFMALSLSCLGVGFALFSSPNMNAIMSSVSREHYGIASGSLATMRLLGQMTSLALATVLFAFTMGQAQIGPGNLHVFVKSVNTAFIISAVLCAIGIYFSYARGKLHQRQ; this comes from the coding sequence ATGGAGCTGGCAAATGTCGCCTCGAAGAAGACGGTCTTAGTGGTCTCAGCTGTAGCCTCTTTCCTTTCTCCTTTCATGATATCTTCAGTTAACATATCGCTTCCTTCCATTGGTAGAGAGTTCAATGCCGGCGCCACCCTCTTGGGATGGGTGGCCACGACGTATCTGTTGGCCACCGCTGCCTCGTTGGTTCCCATGGGCAAGTTCGCTGACATAGTAGGAAGAAAGAAGATCTTTGCCCTGGGTGCTGTTTTATTCGCTGCCTCGAACTTTTCGGCTGCCGCATCCCCGTCGCTTTTATTCCTCATATTTTTTAGGGTCATCCAAGGGGTCGGCGGCGCTATGATCGTTACGACCTCGGTGGCCATCTTGGCATGCGTATTCCCGCCTGGCGAACGGGGAAGGGCTATGGGGATAAATACGGCCTCTATATACCTGGGCATGTCTATGGGCCCCTTCTTAGGCGGGACTTTAGTGCATCGTTTAGGTTGGAGGAGCGTGTTTTTGGCCGGAGGCATCGCCAGCGCGTGTGTATTTTATCTCGTAAAGAGGCACCTTCAAGGAGAGTGGGCCGACGCCGAGGGAGAGGAGTTTGACGCAAAAGGAAGCCTTCTTTATGTGACGTCGCTCGTATTTTTCATGTATGGCGTTTCGCTTTTGCCTGCTAATCTGGGGATATATTTTATGATAGCAGGCGGAGCACTCTTGGTTGCCTTCGTGAAGTGCGAGCTTTCCATATCCAATCCCGTCTTTGAAGTGCGCCTTTTCATTACAAATCGGACGTTTGCCTTCTCCAACCTGGCAGCCCTCATCAATTACTCTGCCACGGCGGCCGTGGCCTTCCTCCTCAGCCTTTATCTCCAATACGCCAAAGGGTTATCCCCTCAAAGTGCCGGGCTAGTCCTGATGGTGCAGCCGGCCTTCCAGGCGCTGCTTTCCCCTTCGGCGGGTAAACTTTCCGACAGGATAGAGCCGGGCATAATAGCTTCTCTGGGCATGGCCTTGACGGCCCTTGGGCTTTTTATGCTTTCCATGCTCGAGCTTCATACGTCGCTTTATTTCATGGCGCTCTCGCTTTCCTGTTTGGGCGTTGGATTTGCGCTCTTTTCCTCGCCCAACATGAACGCTATCATGAGCTCCGTATCAAGGGAGCATTACGGCATAGCTTCGGGGTCTTTGGCCACGATGAGGCTTTTGGGGCAGATGACAAGCTTAGCCTTGGCGACGGTGCTCTTCGCGTTTACTATGGGCCAGGCGCAAATAGGGCCGGGCAACTTGCACGTTTTCGTGAAAAGCGTGAATACAGCTTTCATCATCTCCGCCGTCCTCTGCGCCATTGGCATATACTTCTCCTACGCCAGAGGCAAGCTGCATCAGCGCCAGTGA
- a CDS encoding amidohydrolase: protein MGAKAFLNGHIYISFCPKKEAGGLLIAGGRVLSSGREDQIRDLAERLGAEIVDLKGKTLLPGFIDSHAHLDEVGLSLRSVDLRGTKSLEELKGKLDAFARDNDSPWILGYGWDQELFAEHRWPTRYDLDAVEKKRPVMLSRVCLHAAVINTPALKELGLDPSSPNVLKGKDRAPSGVIVEEALNIAKEKFRRSLTIEDWKEYLRAGAFHAASRGVSTLGFVSCGARELAALIELGEELPLRVRAYLNPERDVLKALKGLGIRRGFGDDLLKIQGIKILADGSLGARTARLSDPYEDDPEAFGQYNVRRDELFSLAAEADEAKLQLAIHGIGDATIDMILDAYEALGHSDLRHRIEHASLSRPDQIERMAQVGIAVTVQPHFVLTDWWLLERVGQRRAKWIYPFRSIMQAGVPVGFGTDSPVEPIDPFETLYAAVTRGKFEAPSVYETSKEEALTVEESLYCYTLGSAYIMGEEKLLGNLEEGKIADFVVVEDDPLTVDERHLRTVRTAETYLGGRRVF from the coding sequence ATGGGAGCCAAAGCCTTCTTAAACGGTCACATTTATATCTCCTTCTGCCCGAAGAAAGAGGCGGGCGGCCTCTTGATCGCTGGAGGCCGAGTATTATCGTCAGGCAGAGAGGATCAGATCAGGGATCTCGCTGAGAGACTTGGGGCCGAGATCGTAGATTTAAAGGGAAAGACGCTCCTTCCGGGTTTCATAGACTCTCACGCTCATCTCGATGAAGTCGGACTCTCCCTCCGCTCCGTCGACTTGAGAGGCACGAAGAGTCTCGAGGAGCTCAAGGGAAAACTCGATGCCTTCGCACGAGATAACGACTCGCCGTGGATATTGGGATACGGATGGGACCAGGAGCTATTCGCAGAGCACAGGTGGCCCACGAGATACGATCTGGATGCCGTAGAGAAGAAGCGACCTGTCATGCTGTCCAGAGTATGCCTCCATGCGGCAGTCATCAACACGCCGGCCCTAAAAGAGTTAGGATTGGACCCCTCCTCGCCGAATGTCTTGAAGGGCAAAGACAGGGCTCCTTCCGGAGTGATCGTAGAGGAAGCTCTAAATATCGCCAAGGAGAAGTTCAGGAGGTCTCTCACCATCGAAGACTGGAAAGAATATTTGCGAGCTGGCGCATTTCATGCCGCCTCGCGCGGTGTAAGCACCCTCGGCTTCGTAAGCTGCGGCGCAAGGGAACTGGCGGCATTGATCGAGTTGGGCGAAGAGCTCCCTCTGAGGGTCAGGGCCTACCTCAACCCCGAAAGAGACGTCTTGAAGGCTTTAAAGGGCCTGGGCATAAGGCGAGGCTTCGGAGACGACCTGCTCAAGATTCAAGGCATAAAGATATTGGCAGACGGTTCCCTCGGGGCCCGCACGGCACGGCTTTCCGATCCCTACGAGGACGACCCCGAGGCCTTCGGCCAGTATAACGTCAGAAGAGACGAGCTCTTTTCGCTCGCGGCGGAGGCTGACGAAGCCAAATTGCAGCTCGCCATCCACGGCATAGGCGACGCCACCATAGATATGATCCTCGACGCATACGAGGCGCTGGGACACAGCGATCTAAGGCACAGGATCGAACACGCCTCCTTATCGAGGCCTGACCAAATCGAGCGAATGGCGCAAGTCGGCATCGCCGTAACAGTTCAACCTCACTTCGTCCTCACAGACTGGTGGCTCTTAGAAAGGGTCGGTCAACGGAGGGCCAAATGGATTTATCCCTTTAGAAGCATAATGCAAGCCGGAGTGCCGGTGGGCTTCGGGACGGATTCGCCAGTCGAGCCGATCGATCCCTTTGAAACCCTATATGCGGCCGTCACAAGGGGGAAATTTGAAGCTCCCTCAGTGTATGAAACATCCAAAGAAGAAGCGCTAACCGTAGAAGAATCGCTTTACTGCTATACCCTTGGCTCGGCTTACATTATGGGCGAAGAAAAGCTCTTGGGAAACCTGGAGGAAGGAAAAATCGCCGACTTCGTAGTGGTGGAAGACGATCCTCTGACCGTAGATGAGCGCCACCTGCGCACCGTAAGGACAGCAGAGACTTATTTGGGCGGAAGAAGGGTATTTTGA
- a CDS encoding AAA family ATPase: MKIELNEGFRRALELMEKTDKGVFVTGRAGTGKSTLLSYFRATTAKRIAVLAPTGVAALNVCGQTIHSFFGFKPNVTMERIKKIPSSSDRGDVYRNIDTIVIDEISMVRADLLDCVDKFLRLNGPLKGKPFGGIQMIFIGDLYQLPPVVTGSERAAFGSLYESPYFYSAHVFKSIDMAFVELDKIYRQHDQRFIDLLNAIRNKSVSEEEIELLNSRVMPEFEPPPDEFYIYLTTTNRQAEEINRRQLSKLKGPMYSFTGFIEGEFGDDYLPTAIELQLKGGAQVMMLNNDPQGRWVNGSVGRITDIIRYPDEEAVVVVELADGEEVEVTPNTWEIFRFFSEDDKLKSEVIGKFTQYPLMLAWAVTIHKSQGKSFDKVIIDIGRGAFAHGQVYVALSRCTSFEGLVLKKPILKRHIWMDWQVVKFLTRYQYKKAEEDLPIDEKVKLIEEAILKKAALEIVYLKPNDEKTKRVVWPKEVGEMEYRGKRYLGMRAFCAQRNEERTFRVDRILEIKGIHGQSEESHSAEFERAELSAFQESDVV; encoded by the coding sequence ATGAAGATAGAGCTGAACGAAGGTTTCCGCCGGGCCTTAGAGTTGATGGAAAAAACCGACAAGGGCGTCTTTGTAACGGGGCGGGCAGGCACCGGCAAATCTACGCTGTTGAGCTATTTTCGTGCTACGACCGCAAAGCGGATAGCAGTGTTGGCCCCTACCGGCGTGGCTGCCTTAAACGTCTGCGGGCAAACCATCCACTCCTTCTTCGGCTTTAAGCCGAACGTCACGATGGAGCGCATAAAGAAAATCCCTTCCTCAAGCGATAGGGGCGATGTGTATCGGAACATCGACACTATCGTCATAGACGAGATCTCCATGGTGAGAGCCGACCTGCTCGATTGCGTGGATAAGTTCTTGAGGTTGAACGGCCCTCTAAAAGGCAAACCTTTCGGGGGAATCCAGATGATCTTCATAGGCGACCTTTACCAGCTTCCACCGGTGGTCACCGGGAGCGAAAGGGCAGCCTTCGGTTCGCTCTACGAAAGCCCTTATTTCTATAGCGCTCATGTCTTCAAGTCCATCGATATGGCCTTCGTGGAGTTGGATAAGATCTACCGTCAGCACGATCAGCGGTTCATAGATCTGCTCAACGCCATCCGGAACAAGTCCGTCTCCGAAGAGGAGATAGAACTCCTCAACAGCAGGGTTATGCCCGAATTTGAGCCTCCGCCGGACGAATTTTACATCTATTTGACCACTACCAACAGGCAGGCCGAAGAGATCAACAGGCGACAGCTGTCAAAGTTGAAAGGCCCTATGTACAGCTTTACGGGTTTTATCGAAGGAGAGTTCGGCGACGATTACCTGCCTACGGCAATCGAACTCCAGCTCAAAGGGGGAGCTCAGGTCATGATGCTCAACAATGACCCTCAGGGCAGATGGGTAAACGGCAGCGTAGGTAGGATCACCGATATAATCCGATATCCCGATGAGGAGGCGGTCGTTGTCGTAGAGCTCGCCGATGGCGAGGAAGTGGAAGTGACGCCCAATACATGGGAAATCTTCCGCTTTTTCTCGGAAGACGACAAGTTGAAATCGGAGGTCATCGGAAAGTTCACTCAATATCCCTTGATGCTGGCTTGGGCGGTGACCATCCACAAGAGTCAGGGGAAATCCTTCGACAAAGTCATTATAGATATAGGAAGGGGTGCCTTCGCTCATGGCCAAGTCTACGTTGCGCTGAGCCGATGCACATCCTTTGAAGGCCTCGTCCTCAAAAAACCTATCCTCAAGAGGCATATTTGGATGGACTGGCAAGTTGTGAAGTTCCTGACCAGGTATCAGTACAAGAAGGCTGAGGAAGACCTCCCCATCGATGAGAAGGTCAAGCTCATCGAGGAGGCCATCCTGAAAAAGGCGGCTTTAGAGATAGTCTATCTCAAGCCCAATGACGAGAAGACCAAGAGAGTCGTATGGCCTAAGGAAGTAGGCGAAATGGAGTATCGGGGCAAGAGATACTTGGGGATGCGGGCTTTTTGTGCGCAGCGAAACGAGGAGAGGACCTTCAGGGTTGACCGAATACTGGAGATTAAGGGTATACATGGACAGAGCGAGGAAAGTCACTCGGCCGAATTCGAAAGGGCTGAGTTAAGCGCGTTTCAGGAGAGTGACGTTGTATAA
- a CDS encoding TOBE domain-containing protein, whose translation MKISARNVLKGKVKKVIHGAVNSEVTLELPGGLEIVSIITKTSAENLGLTEGKEVYAVIKASNVMIATD comes from the coding sequence ATGAAGATCAGCGCGAGAAACGTGCTAAAGGGCAAGGTCAAAAAGGTGATCCATGGAGCGGTGAATTCCGAGGTGACCTTGGAGCTCCCAGGTGGGCTTGAGATCGTCTCCATCATTACGAAGACGTCGGCGGAAAACCTCGGTCTGACCGAGGGGAAGGAAGTCTATGCCGTAATAAAGGCTTCCAATGTGATGATCGCTACTGATTGA
- a CDS encoding secondary thiamine-phosphate synthase enzyme YjbQ, producing the protein MLQTINVRTQKRTELVDITAEVAEAVERTDVQSGLCHLFLPHTTAALVINENADPSVAIDITESLDRLIPWDFDYRHQEGNAAAHIKSSLLGNSLTVFVEDGKLLLGKWQGVFLCEFDGGRARKVVVKVVEG; encoded by the coding sequence TTGCTTCAAACGATAAACGTAAGGACGCAAAAGCGGACTGAGCTGGTGGATATTACGGCAGAGGTGGCAGAGGCCGTAGAAAGGACGGACGTGCAAAGCGGCCTCTGCCACCTCTTTCTGCCTCACACTACAGCTGCCCTCGTGATAAACGAAAACGCGGACCCCAGCGTAGCGATCGATATCACCGAGTCCCTCGACAGACTTATACCATGGGATTTCGATTATCGGCACCAGGAGGGGAACGCCGCGGCTCACATAAAGTCAAGCCTGTTGGGAAACTCCTTGACCGTCTTCGTGGAAGACGGCAAGTTGCTACTGGGCAAATGGCAGGGGGTGTTTTTGTGCGAGTTCGACGGCGGAAGGGCGAGGAAGGTGGTGGTAAAAGTCGTCGAAGGCTAA
- the cls gene encoding cardiolipin synthase — translation MITLKERTFEESSVILPLLAVVLFVVYIVSAYCGLRLGESEQAGFFAFFSAISPYAGLFLTLYAVFAAVVIFFENKNPDRTIAWMLILLFLPIVGFVLYFLFGPNLDKRAAFRGLKHKKSAIMERWAEDELKALESMAASVFPWKTVISLLKTSMAPLIFRNTLEVLTNGDATFMAIKSSLSKAERFIHMEYFSISNDGIGNEIREILERKAKEGLRVRVIYDSVGSWNIGKDYIESLKGAGVEVYPFAPISLPMLRRKLNHRNHRKIIVVDGKVGFMGGLNIGDKYLSRDRRFGFWRDTHLKVEGEAVHKLQDVFLSDWRFCSGQDLDEPDLFPQVEGPSLWIPVQIVNSGPDLELSPVMIGYFSLIASATERIWITTPYLVPGESIKTALKAASLSGLDVRIIVPGLADHIFVFWASQANIDDLLTAGVRIFSYNNGFIHSKVVIVDGKAASVGTTNLDLRSFEINFEIQAFIYSKEVASRLEQDFMDDLTQCSEFTLEERARKPFAQKAKEAIGRLWTAQV, via the coding sequence TTGATAACCCTAAAGGAGCGGACGTTCGAGGAATCTTCCGTCATTTTGCCCCTTTTGGCAGTGGTGCTCTTTGTCGTTTATATTGTGAGCGCTTACTGTGGGTTACGGCTCGGGGAATCGGAGCAGGCCGGTTTTTTTGCCTTCTTCAGTGCTATCAGTCCATATGCCGGCCTCTTCCTAACGCTGTATGCCGTCTTTGCAGCCGTCGTAATCTTTTTTGAAAACAAGAATCCCGACAGGACAATAGCTTGGATGCTCATTCTTCTGTTTCTGCCCATTGTCGGCTTTGTTTTGTATTTTCTGTTCGGTCCGAACTTAGACAAAAGGGCTGCATTCAGAGGGTTGAAGCATAAAAAGAGCGCGATCATGGAGCGCTGGGCGGAGGATGAGCTAAAGGCCTTAGAGTCAATGGCAGCCTCCGTGTTCCCCTGGAAGACCGTCATTTCACTTTTGAAGACATCAATGGCACCGCTCATCTTTAGAAATACCTTGGAGGTCTTGACCAATGGTGATGCCACGTTTATGGCCATAAAAAGCTCACTCTCCAAGGCTGAACGCTTCATTCATATGGAATATTTTTCCATATCAAACGATGGAATAGGCAACGAAATAAGGGAAATCCTCGAAAGGAAAGCTAAAGAGGGATTGAGGGTTAGGGTCATATATGACAGCGTCGGCAGCTGGAATATAGGGAAGGATTACATAGAATCGCTAAAGGGTGCCGGGGTAGAGGTGTATCCCTTCGCTCCCATTTCTTTGCCGATGCTCCGCCGTAAGCTGAACCACAGGAACCATCGCAAGATCATCGTCGTGGACGGCAAGGTGGGCTTTATGGGCGGGCTCAATATAGGCGACAAATATCTGAGCCGAGATCGTCGCTTCGGTTTTTGGCGCGATACGCATTTGAAGGTAGAAGGAGAAGCCGTTCACAAACTGCAGGATGTCTTTTTGAGCGATTGGCGATTCTGCAGCGGCCAAGATCTCGACGAACCCGATCTATTCCCGCAAGTGGAGGGGCCCAGTTTGTGGATCCCCGTTCAGATTGTGAATAGCGGTCCGGACCTGGAGCTGAGCCCTGTTATGATAGGCTATTTTTCCTTGATCGCTTCGGCAACTGAGCGCATATGGATCACGACACCCTACCTGGTTCCCGGCGAGAGCATAAAGACCGCCCTCAAAGCAGCTTCCCTAAGCGGCCTCGATGTGCGTATAATTGTGCCCGGTTTGGCCGATCATATTTTTGTGTTTTGGGCTTCCCAAGCCAATATCGACGATCTTTTGACTGCTGGCGTGCGCATATTCAGTTACAATAATGGCTTTATTCACTCAAAAGTTGTCATCGTCGACGGGAAGGCTGCGTCGGTGGGCACGACCAATCTGGACTTGAGGAGTTTCGAGATAAACTTTGAAATTCAAGCCTTTATATACAGCAAGGAGGTTGCCTCTCGGCTGGAGCAGGATTTCATGGATGACCTGACTCAGTGCAGCGAATTTACGCTGGAGGAGCGAGCGCGAAAGCCTTTCGCCCAGAAGGCGAAAGAAGCGATTGGGAGACTTTGGACAGCTCAAGTGTGA